The Aspergillus luchuensis IFO 4308 DNA, chromosome 7, nearly complete sequence genome has a segment encoding these proteins:
- a CDS encoding 2-keto-4-pentenoate hydratase (COG:Q;~EggNog:ENOG410PVV3;~InterPro:IPR036663;~go_function: GO:0003824 - catalytic activity [Evidence IEA]), whose translation MSLVPCQSATLHHQILSILRISKTPLNMSSIDLNDVASALRTALAEAKPIDPPTKTWPSLTPDDGFRIQEINSKHNVANGDRLVGYKLGNIAKVMQTAFGLDHPDYGFLHAKSFIYEGTPIHLNKFIKPFVELEPAFVLKGPLKGPNITVADVINAIDYAIPAIEIIDSRVKNWAIDLPDTLADNGSTGAIILGGTPRKLTDLTLNDTRGVLKHNGKELMTGNTKNVLGNPISAVAWLVNRLAEYDIEFQAGQLIMPGSCLEAIPMEVGQWTCTFEGWGTIEFDVV comes from the coding sequence ATGTCCTTGGTGCCATGCCAAAGTGCcactctccatcatcaaatTCTCTCCATTCTTCGTATTTCTAAAACACCCCTCAACATGTCTTCTATCGACCTTAACGACGTGGCATCTGCCCTTCGCACAGCCCTAGCTGAAGCAAAACCCATCGACCCACCAACCAAGACCTGGCCCAGCCTCACCCCAGACGATGGCTTCAGGATCCAAGAAATCAATTCCAAGCACAACGTCGCCAACGGCGACCGTCTAGTCGGATACAAGCTCGGCAACATTGCAAAAGTGATGCAAACCGCTTTCGGTCTTGACCACCCCGACTATGGATTCCTACATGCAAAGTCATTCATCTACGAAGGCACACCTATCCACTTGAATAAATTCATCAAGCCGTTCGTGGAACTAGAACCTGCTTTCGTTCTGAAGGGGCCCCTGAAAGGTCCCAATATCACCGTGGCAGATGTCATCAATGCCATCGACTATGCTATTCCTGCCATTGAGATCATTGACTCCCGCGTGAAGAACTGGGCGATAGATCTGCCGGATACACTTGCGGATAATGGGTCAACTGGTGCTATCATATTGGGTGGAACGCCGCGCAAGCTTACCGACCTTACCCTTAATGATACCCGTGGTGTCTTGAAGCATAACGGCAAGGAGCTGATGACGGGAAATACGAAGAATGTTCTTGGGAATCCGATCTCGGCTGTGGCGTGGTTGGTGAATCGGTTGGCGGAGTATGATATTGAGTTTCAGGCAGGGCAGCTTATTATGCCCGGAAGTTGTCTGGAGGCTATTCCTATGGAGGTTGGTCAGTGGACATGTACGTTTGAGGGATGGGGGACTATCGAGTTCGATGTTGTGTAG
- a CDS encoding Hsp70 family protein (COG:O;~EggNog:ENOG410PK5G;~InterPro:IPR043129) yields MSNPRIVIGLDFGTTYSGVAWALRDCPDKPEVIMSWPGAGNRTIPKVPSTMAIKCGGRVHWGYQTNYLVGDNIRGMKLLLDEPRNSGYVASLIDAGLLKRSRIPAVTLTGMYLTGLVDHTKKILQRRFGPAAEQMEMKYVLTVPAIWSDKAKDETLKAASRAKIPQKDITLVSEPEAAALYCLNAIQPNSIEVSWGMR; encoded by the exons ATGTCGAATCCTCGTATCGTCATCGGACTTGACTTCGGCACCACTTATAGTGG TGTCGCATGGGCTTTGAGAGATTGTCCAGATAAGCCAGAAGTCATAATGTCGTGGCCTGGAGCTGGGAACC GGACAATACCTAAAGTCCCTAGCACCATGGCGATCAAATGCGGTGGGCGTGTCCATTGGGGTTACCAAACCAACTACCTTGTTGGAGATAATATCCGGGGCATGAAGCTATTATTAGATGAGCCCCGGAATTCAGGATACGTAGCATCTTTGATAGATGCGGGACTCCTCAAAAGGTCGCGCATACCAGCGGTTACTTTGACTGGCATGTATCTGACAGGACTGGTTGACCACACCAAGAAGATTCTCCAGAGGCGCTTCGGCCCAGCAGCCGAGCAGATGGAAATGAAGTATGTCCTAACGGTGCCAGCCATTTGGTCTGATAAGGCAAAGGATGAGACCTTGAAAGCTGCTTCAAGGGCCAAAATCCCTCAGAAGGATATTACTTTGGTATCTGAGCCAGAGGCGGCAGCTTTGTACTGTCTCAATGCAATTCAACCTAACTCCATCGAGGTAAGTTGGGGTATGCGATAA
- a CDS encoding uncharacterized protein (COG:G;~EggNog:ENOG410PHNV;~InterPro:IPR010720,IPR017853,IPR013780;~PFAM:PF06964;~SECRETED:SignalP(1-20);~go_function: GO:0046556 - alpha-L-arabinofuranosidase activity [Evidence IEA];~go_process: GO:0046373 - L-arabinose metabolic process [Evidence IEA]), protein MYSSTLASLAAALLAGQTLAIELTVSKSGGNASSPLLYGVMFEDINNSGDGGIHGQVLRNNGFQGDDPGLTAYSAVGNVTISQDTANPLSSAITSTLKVAVPSGATGYVGFANEGYEGVPVLGTDYDNYFYMKGDYSGTVNLRLVGNSSGIIYADHNITVDSTSTNFTYYETSFSSSVSADAHNVWQLRFDASKVAGSSLNFGLVQLYNGLRNDVASFLADIKPSFLRFPGGNNLEGASPSDRWKWNETIGPVVDRPGREGDWSYPNTDALGLDEYLQWCEDMDMEPLLAVWSGLSLGGGIVSGSALDPYVDDILNELEYVLGSADTTYGALRAKNGRTEPWDVKYLEVGNEDNLNSGCGTYANRFTLIYDAVHAAYPNLTIVASTTDTSCLPSTIPDGVITDIHHYLTPDEFIDLFDEWDNWSRDWPILVGEYASTTGNDGSTTYWSYMQGSCSEAVYMIGMERNSDIVKMASFAPLLEHFDMAEWSPDLFGLDSSPDSITGSTSYYVQKMFSTNRGSTVLPVNTTADFDPLYWVASVSDEGTYYVKLANYGSSSQNVTVNIEGTTSGQLQLLSGGETVSNYPHDVSITTQTSTVSGSGSYTVDMPAWAVAVLAVS, encoded by the exons ATGTATTCGTCTACTTTGGCCTCGCTGGCCGCGGCATTGCTGGCCGGTCAGACGCTTGCCATTGAACTGACGGTTTCAAAGAGTGGTGGGAATGCATCGAGCCCCCTTCTTTATGGGGTCATGTTCGAG GATATCAACAACTCTG GTGACGGTGGCATCCACGGCCAAGTACTCCGCAACAACGGCTTCCAGGGCGACGACCCGGGCCTCACGGCGTATAGCGCGGTAGGCAATGTCACTATATCGCAAGACACGGCCAATCCTCTTAGCAGCGCAATCACTTCCACACTCAAGGTAGCCGTTCCCTCTGGAGCAACTGGCTACGTTGGCTTTGCAAATGAAGGGTATGAGGGTGTTCCCGTTCTGGGGACTGACTACGACAACTACTTCTATATGAAGGGTGACTACTCTGGCACCGTCAATCTCCGACTCGTGGGAAACTCGAGTGGCATCATTTATGCGGATCACAACATCACTGTagacagcaccagcaccaattTCACATACTATGAGACTTCTTTCAGCTCGTCTGTGTCTGCAGATGCGCACAATGTGTGGCAGCTACGGTTCGATGCTTCCAAGGTGGCCGGGAGTTCTCTAAACTTTGGCCTGGTGCAGCT ATACAACGGCTTGCGTAATGATGTTGCTAGCTTCCTTGCGGACATAAAGCCGTCTTTCTTGCGGTTCCCTGGAGGCAATAATCT GGAAGGTGCAAGCCCTAGCGATCGCTGGAAGTGGAACGAGACTATTGGTCCTGTCGTTGACCGCCCAGGACGCGAAG GTGACTGGTCCTATCCCAACACGGACGCACTTG GTCTCGATGAATACCTTCAATGGTGCGAGGACATGGACATGGAGCCGCTCCTTGCTGTATGGAGTGGCCTCTCCCTAGGTGGCGGCATTGTGTCCGGATCAGCCTTGGATCCCTATGTTGACGACATTCTCAATGAGCTCGAA TACGTTCTCGGCTCCGCAGACACGACCTACGGCGCCCTGCGTGCCAAGAACGGCCGCACCGAGCCCTGGGACGTCAAGTACCTCGAGGTCGGCAACGAAGACAATCTCAACAGCGGCTGTGGTACCTACGCAAATCGCTTCACTTTGATTTACGATGCTGTTCATGCTGCATACCCCAACCTGACAATTgtcgcctccaccaccgacacTTCCTGccttccatccaccatccccgaCGGCGTCATCACCGATATCCACCACTACCTCACACCCGACGAGTTCATCGACCTCTTCGACGAATGGGACAACTGGTCACGCGACTGGCCCATTCTTGTTGGCGAATACGCCAGTACGACCGGCAACGACGGTAGCACTACCTACTGGTCGTACATGCAGGGATCCTGCAGTGAAGCCGTCTACATGATCGGCATGGAACGCAACAGCGACATTGTCAAGATGGCTAGTTTTGCACCCTTGTTGGAGCATTTCGATATGGCCGAGTGGTCG CCCGATCTCTTCGGCCTGGATTCCAGTCCAGACTCCATAACCGGTTCCACATCGTACTACGTTCAGAAGATGTTCTCCACGAATCGCGGCTCCACAGTACTCCCAGTCAACACGACCGCCGACTTTGATCCGCTTTACTGGGTCGCATCCGTGTCTGACGAGGGCACGTACTACGTCAAACTGGCGAACTACGGATCGTCGTCACAGAACGTAACCGTGAACATCGAGGGCACGACGTCCGGTCAGCTCCAGTTGCTCTCCGGGGGAGAGACAGTGAGCAACTATCCCCATGATGTGTCAATTACGACGCAGACTTCTACTGTGTCTGGCAGCGGAAGCTACACTGTTGATATGCCGGCATGGGCAGTTGCGGTGTTGGCTGTATCTTAA
- a CDS encoding uncharacterized protein (COG:S;~EggNog:ENOG410Q28N), translating into MEQFIDIVSQYFPMLDVLRNIETPRRLAANGDMSPPKSSPVEHLLRNNPELYRGLEKAALATGHVEEGLRRQLYHAQQSKESMRLELAKKQSDIRSLTQQIQALSFQPNVLSDDDIAQNMRRLLQRLRNWSNTYFRDLEQLNKVRQNLEHNGAMFVPRGPHEVRAFIASVVSQILFHRIFGLYLLGIPNEESGRFVSIAETLRQNCPGNTEHHWRTATSIAAEKLGDEQSDINMVASQVEIMLSQYYSVEPSTVARRLRALVQECMQFKRDLDRQLSRYRFFRSALGDNFAPDYMQHAIPFQEVAGRVQCTLWPGLYKESTSGALVVVPETVLATKDAEDQSPICTEVSNTLVPSLQDVSDHLSNLGESVDNEGVPCRDLAFDIELGGDTV; encoded by the exons ATGGAGCAGTTCATCGACATCGTTTCCCAGTACTTCCCAATGCTTGATGTCCTTCGCAACATAGAAACGCCACGAAGACTTGCTGCCAACGGCGATATGTCGCCTCCAAAATCGTCACCTGTCGAACATCTTCTTCGC AACAACCCCGAATTATACAGAGGGTTAGAAAAGGCTGCGCTGGCAACGGGTCACGTAGAAGAGGGCCTTCGGCGTCAACTATACCACGCGCAGCAGTCTAAGGAGTCGATGAGATTAGAGCTGGCTAAAAAGCAATCGGACATCCGATCACTCACGCAGCAGATACAAGCACTAAGTTTTCAGCCAAACGTTCTCTCTGACGACGATATTGCACAAAATATGAGACGGCTCCTACAGCGACTTCGAAACTGGTCCAATACATACTTTCGCGACTTGGAACAGCTGAACAAAGTCAGACAGAATCTCGAGCACAATGGAGCAATGTTTGTACCTCGAGGCCCACATGAGGTTCGCGCGTTTATCGCCTCTGTCGTCAGTCAGATTCTGTTTCATCGCATATTCGGTTTATACCTACTAGGGATACCCAATGAAGAATCAGGAAGATTCGTGTCTATTGCAGAGACACTACGGCAGAACT GCCCCGGGAATACTGAGCATCACTGGCGCACGGCCACAAGCATAGCTGCGGAGAAGCTTGGAGATGAGCAAAGCGATATAAACATGGTGGCATCTCAAGTGGAGATAATGCTCTCGCAGTACTATTCCGTTGAACCGTCCACCGTGGCCAGGCGCTTGCGTGCCCTTGTGCAGGAGTGTATGCAGTTCAAGCGCGATCTAGATCGTCAACTGAGCCGCTATCGTTTCTTTCGCAGTGCCTTGGGAGATAATTTTGCCCCGGATTATATGCAGCATGCTATACCTTTCCAGGAAGTTGCAGGTCGTGTTCAATGCACGCTGTGGCCCGGCTTGTACAAAGAGTCAACGAGCGGGGCTCTCGTTGTAGTACCAGAGACGGTCCTGGCTACGAaagatgcagaagatcagAGCCCAATCTGTACAGAGGTGTCAAACACTCTGGTTCCAAGTTTACAGGACGTGTCAGACCACCTATCAAACCTTGGGGAGAGCGTCGATAATGAAGGTGTTCCCTGCAGGGATTTGGCCTTTGATATTGAACTCGGAGGAGATACTGTGTGA
- a CDS encoding SGNH/GDSL hydrolase family protein (CAZy:CE16;~COG:S;~EggNog:ENOG410PK3Q;~InterPro:IPR001087,IPR036514;~PFAM:PF00657;~SECRETED:SignalP(1-19);~go_function: GO:0016788 - hydrolase activity, acting on ester bonds [Evidence IEA]) produces the protein MRLPRCVSVILLGLEAALAESTQKWSIQDFKTLVSFGDSYTDDTRISYFSNHNGSAPPVGWVEPITNQSASGGYIWGHFVHQYAHLSHRYNYAVSGASCSNKITPRTTSFGLYPSVLEYEVPAFTADNAYHIPSTGEKFLQNDPDSTIYSIWIGTNDLGNYAFLTDSQVANKTIPDYVDCVFNALDGVYKAAKGKYFVIMNMVPLQLAPLYATPENGGIGANNYWPDKSGNFTEISYRMWEQVSTVNQVYDYRTPFEWVVGKRYPGAKVAVMDMYSLISDIYYHPQQYLNGSAPANVTGYIHHCNVAGSECETLSSPDSFLWYDQLHPSQRTDEIIAEEFIKVVKGESEYATYWS, from the exons ATGCGCCTGCCACGTTGCGTCAGCGTCATTCTCCTAGGGTTGGAAGCGGCACTCGCCGAGTCCACCCAAAAATGGAGCATTCAGGATTTCAAAACCTTGGTCTCCTTCGGTGATAGCTATACGGACGATACGCGAATTAGCTACTTCAGCAACCATAATGGGTCTGCGCCGCCAGTAGGCTGGGTCGAGCCTATT ACAAACCAATCCGCCTCCGGCGGCTACATCTGGGGTCACTTCGTGCACCAATACGCCCACCTATCCCACCGGTACAACTACGCCGTCAGTGGCGCCTCCTGCTCGAACAAAATAACCCCCCGAACGACCTCCTTCGGACTCTACCCCTCCGTCCTGGAATACGAAGTCCCGGCCTTCACAGCGGACAACGCCTATCACATTCCTAGCACGGGAGAAAAGTTCCTCCAAAATGACCCAGACAGCACAATCTACTCCATCTGGATCGGGACGAACGATCTCGGTAACTACGCGTTCCTGACTGATTCGCAGGTCGCAAATAAGACAATCCCGGATTACGTTGACTGCGTGTTCAATGCCCTCGATGGCGTGTACAAAGCCGCGAAGGGAAAGTACTTTGTTATTATGAACATGGTGCCGTTGCAGTTAGCGCCGCTGTATGCGACGCCGGAGAATGGGGGCATTGGAGCGAATAATTACTGGCCTGATAAGTCGGGGAATTTCACCGAGATTAGTTATCGCATGTGGGAGCAGGTGAGTACCGTTAATCAGGTTTATGATTATCGGACGCCGTTTGAGTGGGTCGTTGGGAAGAGGTATCCGGGGGCGAAGGTCGCAGTTATGGATATGTATTCGTTG ATCTCCGATATCTACTATCATCCGCAACAATATCTCAATGGGTCAGCGCCGGCGAATGTCACGGGTTATATTCATCATTGTAATGTCGCGGGGTCAGAGTGTGAGACGCTGTCGAGTCCGGATTCATTTCTCTGGTATGATCAGTTGCATCCGTCGCAGAGGACGGATGAGATAATTGCGGAGGAGTTTATCAAGGTAGTGAAGGGGGAGAGTGAGTATGCGACATATTGGTCGTAG
- a CDS encoding uncharacterized protein (COG:O;~EggNog:ENOG410PK5G) yields the protein MLCLQPRRYLDRLTKAGDICGSVLLDAAFKAFLNVLVNDKHLSGKSSELALKYWQDQIKPNFASDPDFEEETHFVPLPGLKDNPKIGLQDGFLQLEGAQIKKIFDPVVDRVKVQIVHQVNSARAKNMPVKLVCCDAGDEIHEGKPIRMGFDMTVAVGRTPSVTSRLKICLHSEAPERSDSSVYQLCTLTTDLSSVPTQYFTKHRNSKGTVYYTVEFYIIMTPGSASMKFELEFNGQSYGEVQATYFE from the exons ATGCTATGCCTCCAGCCAAGACGCTATCTAGATCGGCTGACAAAAGCAGGTGACATCTGTGGATCGGTTCTGCTCGATGCCGCATTCAAGGCTTTTCTCAATGTTCTGGTGAATGATAAACATCTAAGTGGAAAATCCTCCGAATTGGCGTTGAAGTATTGGCAAGATCAAATCAAGCCCAATTTTGCGAGTGACCCGGACTTTGAGGAGGAGACCCATTTTGTACCTCTGCCTGGATTGAAGGATAACCCCAAAATAGGTCTACAAGATGGGTTTCTTCAGCTGGAGGG TGCTCAGATTAAGAAGATCTTTGATCCGGTTGTTGACCGAGTCAAGGTGCAAATAGTTCACCAGGTCAATAGTGCTAGAGCCAAGAATATGCCAGTGAAG TTGGTCTGCTGTGATGCT GGCGACGAGATTCACGAAGGAAAACCCATACGGATGGGTTTTGACATGACCGTTGCTGTTGGCAGAACGCCCAGTGTTACAAGCAGACTAAAGATATGCCTTCACAGTGAAGCACCAGAACGTAGCGATAGTA GTGTCTACCAGTTGTGTACCTTGACAACTGATTTAAGCAGTGTACCAACTCAATACTTCACAAAACACAGGAACAGCAAAGGCACGGTTTACTACACTGTTGAATTTTACATTATTATGACCCCGGGGTCCGCCTCAATGAAATTCGAGCTGGAGTTCAATGGCCAATCGTACGGGGAGGTTCAGGCTACTTATTTTGAATGA
- a CDS encoding uncharacterized protein (COG:G;~EggNog:ENOG410PUYS;~InterPro:IPR020846,IPR011701,IPR036259;~PFAM:PF07690;~TransMembrane:12 (i21-40o68-88i95-112o118-143i155-176o188-211i257-275o295-314i326-343o349-370i382-404o416-436i);~go_function: GO:0022857 - transmembrane transporter activity [Evidence IEA];~go_process: GO:0055085 - transmembrane transport [Evidence IEA]) — translation MAFMTRLATWLWGQDPKDRALLAKLDVTLLPYFSLIWFLFGVTRSSYSSAYISGMREALGFEGKEYNYMSTAYLVVYAVCQMPGTSLLTVVRPKYVFVTANVTWSVLTLITYKMTRAWQVILLNAIEGGFSAIAYVGAQFILASWYKKSELGMRAAVFCVFGQLGTLSGGWIQAGLLEALAGKGGLPAWKWIFIIVSVMTIPVALFGWVFIPDLPSHRAAWYLTDEQKEHAATRLGTISKKSWDTTVFKRVLLSWQFWLLPFVFMLYSVCVQMLGNNVMAYWLASRGYTVVQQNTYPTVIHATAVVGIVVYAAISDKLQSRWEVSIAIGLTFVIGSAILVSTPSTDAGYFVAFYLLGTTYAPQAVWYSWMADVTGHDLQLRAITTGFMNSFDFAFVTWWPLVFYPVTDAPNFRKGYIASLVTGMLTLPVIGLIAYLEKRDTARGIIGRPRAAGLLEEEPVISRNNEPGKYGSTAITVRNTEDGV, via the exons ATGGCCTTCATGACCAGACTTGCGACCTGGCTTTGGGGTCAGGATCCAAAGGATCGGGCTCTGCTTGCCAAGCTAGATGTTACTCTGCTCCCTTATTTTTCCCttatttggtttctttttgGGGTGACACGGTCTAGCTATTCCTCGGCCTATATCAGCGGCATGCGGGAGGCCCTCGGGTttgaggggaaagaataCAACTACATGAGCACCGCGTACCTGGTAGTCTATGCTGTCTGCCAAATGCCCGGTACAAGCCTTCTCACAGTGGTGCGACCGAAATATGTCTTTGTTACTGCCAATGTTACTTGGAGTGTCTTGACCTTAATCACGTACAAGATGACTCGGGCCTGGCAGGTCATTTTGTTGAATGCGATCGAAGGAGGGTTCTCAGCCATCGCATA CGTTGGTGCACAATTTATCCTAGCCTCGTGGTACAAAAAGTCGGAGCTCGGAATGCGGGCAGCGGTATTCTGCGTATTCGGGCAATTGGGGACACTGTCCGGTGGCTGGATTCAAGCCGGTCTGTTAGAGGCACTGGCGGGTAAAGGTGGCCTGCCTGCATGGAAGTGGATATTCATCATCGTTTCAGTGATGACTATCCCGGTGGCACTCTTCG GTTGGGTCTTCATTCCGGACCTTCCATCACACCGTGCGGCCTGGTACCTTACCGATGAGCAGAAGGAACATGCAGCAACTCGGCTGGGTACTATCTCCAAGAAGTCCTGGGACACCACGGTCTTCAAGCGCGTGTTGCTGAGCTGGCAATTCTGGCTCCTGCCGTTTGTTTTCATGT TGTATTCAGTTTGTGTGCAAATGCTAGGAAACAACGTCATGGCCTACTGGCTAGCCTCACGGGGGTACACGGTCGTCCAGCAAAACACCTATCCTACCGTTATCCATGCGACTGCCGTTGTGGGTATAGTTGTGTATGCAGCGATTTCAGACAAGCTACAATCGAGATGGGAGGTTTCTATCGCCATCGGTCTGACTTTTGTCATCGGCTCGGCTATCCTTGTCTCAACCCCCTCCACGGACGCTGGCTACTTTGTTGCCTTCTATTTACTCGGCACAACATACGCACCTCAAGCTGTCTGGTATTCGTGGATGGCCGACGTTACAGGCCATGACCTCCAGCTGCGTGCCATCACAACTGGATTCATGAACTCCTTTGACTTTGCCTTTGTGACCTGGTGGCCGTTGGTCTTCTATCCAGTAACCGATGCGCCCAACTTCAGGAAAGGGTATATTGCGAGCTTGGTGACGGGGATGTTAACTCTCCCAGTTATTGGCCTTATTGCTTACCTTGAAAAAAGGGACACCGCTAGAGGAATCATTGGAAGACCCCGTGCTGCTGGTTTACTCGAAGAAGAGCCGGTTATTTCCCGAAATAATGAGCCGGGAAAGTATGGAAGCACTGCGATAACCGTGCGCAACACTGAGGACGGTGTGTAG